The candidate division WOR-3 bacterium genome segment AGAGTAGCGCTGGTCACGACTCTGGTGGTGCTCTCCCTGTGCCTGGGCGGTTTGTTCGGGAGGCTTTGGGCCCAGAAGACCGGGGGTCTGCTCCAGAGTCTGCAGACCTTCTCCCGGGTGGTTGACATAGTCATGTCCACGTACGTTGAGAGGATCGATCCGGACAAGATGATCCGATCCGGCATCCGGGGGATGCTGGGTTCACTTGACCCCCACACGGAGTTCCTGGACGAGCGCGATTTCAAGGAACTGAGGGTCATGACCGAAGGTCAGTTCGGGGGCATCGGCATTCACATCGGCATGATGGACCAGCAGCTTACGGTCATTTCTCCCATCGAGGGCACACCGGCGGAACGGGCAGGTATCAGGGGCGGAGACCGGATTGCCGAGATCGACGGCAAGTCGACCGTGGACTTCACGACCGATGACGCGATAAAGGTTCTGCGGGGTGAGCCGGGGAGCAAGGTGAAGCTGGGGATTTCCCGCCCCGGCGTGCGCGAGCTGATTCCATTCGAGCTCATCCGGGCGATCATCAACATCAAGGCCGTGCCCTATGCGGCCCTGCTTGACGACGGTATCGGTTTCGTTCGACTCGCCGACTTCTCCAAAACCGCAACCCAGGAATTGCGTCGCGCCATTGACTCGCTATTCGCCGCGGGAGCTACCAAGTTGATCTTCGACCTTCGCTCCAACGGGGGCGGCCTCCTGGGAGAGGGGCGAGACGTGACGGATCTCTTCCTGCCGCCCGGCAAGGTCATAGTTCGAACCAAAGGCAGGATTCCTGACAGCAAGCGCGACTACGTGTCCGAAACGCAGGATGTGCACGGAGGTGAATTCCCGCTGGTGGTGCTGGTGGACCGGGCCAGCGCATCTGCCTCCGAGATTGTCGCCGGCGCCCTGCAGGACTGGGAGCGAGGCCTGATTGTTGGCGACACAACGTACGGCAAAGGGTCAGTCCAGACGATCCACCCGCTCGGTCCGGAGATCGCAGTCAAAGTGACAACCGCGTTCTGGTACACACCGAGCGGGCGCTGCATCAACCGTCTCCATGACAAGGAGAGTGCGATCATCCAGGATACGGTACAGGATACCACCAAGGCATACTATACGCTGGGCTGCCTGCACCGACGGGTGTATGGCAGGGGTGGCATTGCACCCGACGTCTACGCGGCATACCCCAGGCTCAGTCCTCTGGCAGTCCGAATGACCCGGGATGCCTACTTCGATTTCGCGGTTGACTATGCCAACTCGCACGCCGGCTTGACCGCGGACTTCCGTGCGGATAGGGCCGTGCTTGAGCAGTTCCGCGAATACCTCAGGACGACCAAGAAGGTCGAATTCACTCCGGTTGAGTTCGACTCTTCGAGCGCCATCTTCGTCCGCGAGATCGAACGCGAAGTGGCGGCGAAGCTGCTGGGCATGAGAGGTGACTACCAGGCGCGGCTGCGGTCTGACGAGCACGTGAAGAAGGCGGTCGAGTTGTTGAGGCCTGTCCAGTCTCTGGCCGAACTGCTGAAGGGACTCAATTAGCGCGGCGTGCAAACCGCGCGGCAGCCCTACTGAATGCCCGAGCTTCCCGAAGTCGAGACGATTCGACGCCTGCTAGGTCCGCAGTTGACGGGGAAACGCATAGCGGCAGTCAGGTTCGGCGCCAAGCGGGTTACGATGCACCCCGGGCCGGCCGGGGTGAGACGCCAACTACTCGGGGCGGCGATCTCGAAAATGGGCCGCCGGGGTAAGTACCTGGTATTCCGTTTGAGCAACGGACGGGACCTCGTCCTGCACCTGGGAATGAGCGGCCAGGTACGCAGATTCGGCAACGTCCCGATGCAGCCGCATGAGCACATGAGGCTGGAGTTTTCAGACGGAGAGACAATCTCCTTCGTCGACGCGCGCAGATTCGGCAGGGTGTGCGTCACGGATGTCGGCGCAGTGCCGAGGGCCATCAGGGGCATGGCGCGCATGGGGCTTGAGCCGGTCGAGAAAGGCTACAGCGCCGCGTACCTGGGTGAGCGTCTGAGCGGTCGCAGGGCCCGAGTGAAGACCCTGCTCCTTGACCAGAGAGTGGCCTGTGGTGTCGGGAACATCTACTCGGACGAGGCCCTGCACCGGGCGCGAATCAGGCCCGACCGCCGGGCAGGCAGCCTGAAATCACCTGAAGTGTCCCGGCTTGCGGCAGCCCTGGGAGACGTGCTTACGGACGGGATCAGATGGTGCGGTACGACCATGAGAGATGGTGGGTACAGACTCGTAGACGGCGGAGCAGGTTCGTTTCAGGATCGTCTGCGGGTGTACGGTCGCGAGGGTGAAAGGTGCCGACGTCGGGGATGCAAGGGCGTGGTCCGGCGGCAGAGACTGGGCGGGAGGAGTGCGCACTTCTGCCCGGTTTGTCAGAGGTAGCCATGGGTCATCCGCCGGTCAGATCCGGGTCGCGCAACTCGGTCTTCGAAGTTCCGTTGCGGGGGAACTAGGTGACCAGCGCACCCCTGGGAATCATCTGCCACGGTGGGGCGGGCATCATCGACGATAAGGCGGGATATGCCGCAGGGCTGATCGAGGCGATCGACGAGGGCTACCGCCTATTGAGGCAGAGTGCGAATGCTCTGGAGGCCGTTGTGGCCGCGGTGAGGATAATGGAGGACAACCCCCTGTTCAACGCCGGGACCGGCTCCGACCTGACTATTGAGGGTCTAATTGAGATGGACGCTTCGCTGATGAGTCAGGATGGCAGGTTTGGGGGTGTCGCCGGTATCTGGGGCGTCAAGAACCCGATCCTGGTGGCTGAGAAAGTGATGACCGATACGGATCACCTGCTGCTATCCGGGTTCGGTGCGACCGAGTTTGCCCGCAAGCTGGGATTTGATGAACACAACGTCATAACGGAACGCGCGCTGGCTCGTCTGCAGCGAGTCACCGACCACGGGTCCAGATACTTCCAGAAACAGAACCAGCAACGGTTTCCTTCCGGGATGCCGCAGGAGTCGGGAGATGGAGCGGAGAACGCGCCCGTGGGCTACGCGGGTACGGTCGGGGCCGTTGCCAGGGACAAGCATGGAAGCCTTGCGGCCGCAACTTCTTCAGGCGGGATTGTCGGCCGGATGCGGGGCAGAATCGGGGACGCCGCGATTATCGGGGCAGGCACATACGTCGGGCTGAACGGGGCGGTCTCATGCACCGGTCACGGCGAGGAGATTATGCGCCGGTTGCTCGCCCGGGACATCGCCGAAAGGATGAAAACCATGCCTGCGTCCACGGCCATGATGCTCGTCATTTCTGAAGCGAAGAGGAAGAAGCTCGCCTTTGGGGCGATCGGCATGGATGCCAAGGGTGGCTTCAGCTACGGTCACACCACGCCGGACATGGCCTATGGGTACAAAGTCAGTGAAAGGGTGTTTCTCTTCACAGAAGAGAAACAGAAACCGCGCTGAGTCGACTGAGGGCGACGCCGTCAGTGGTCGGCGCAGGCCACAACCGAATGGGTAGCGGCGGAATCGTGGCAAGGGTGCCTCGCGGGCGTATGGAGCACCATGCTGCCGGCCTCGGACTGGTAGTGGTCATGCTTCTCACGGCCGTACCGGCCATGGCGCAGTACTCCTACTTTGGCGAGAACAAGGTGCAGACCCGTGACTACCAGTTCCGGACCTACGAAACCGAGCATTTCAGAGTGCTGTTCTACTCAGGTGGAGAGGGCCTGGCTGAGTTCGCCGGAAAGTCGGCAGAGGAGTACTACGCCCAGACAGCGAAGGACCTGGGTGTCGAGATTGAGGGCAAGATACCTCTGATCGTGTATCTGTCCCCCGGGCAGTTCAGCGAAACCAACGTGATACTGGATGTGATCGGCGAGGGCGTCGGGGGGTTCTCCGAGCTGATCAGGAATCGGATCGTGATTCCATTCAACGGGTCGTACAACGATCTCCACCATGTCATCGGCCACGAACTCACCCACATCTTCGAGTTCCAGATGTACTACCGGTCGCGGCTAGCGTCTCTGCTGGGAGCTATCGACGAGTTCAGCATTCCCCTCTGGGTGATAGAGGGCTTCGCTGAGTTCCAGTCCGGCTGGGTGAACGTCAGCTCGGATGCCTTCATGCGCGACCTCGTCGTGAACAACCGGCTGGTGCCGCTTCCGGACCTTCACGATGGGATGGGCTACCTCGTTTACCGGGAAGGCGAGTCGTTCTTCCGCTATGTCGAGGAGAAGTACGGCCGGAGGAAGGTGTACGAGTTCATGCTCGCGCTCCGGAACAAGCGGAGCCTGGATGGGGCTTTCGCATCAGTCTTCGGGGTGACGGTGAAGCGGTTCAGCACGGACTGGGAGAGCTACCTGCGCGTGAAGTACTGGCCCCAGGTGGTGAAGTTGGACAACTTCAACCGTCTGGCAAGGCGCCTGACCAACCATGTGGATGACGGCTCGGTCTACAACACGGCACCGGCTATCTCGCCGAGCGGGACGAAGATCGTGATGATTTCGGACCGGTCGGAGTATGTCGACGTATACGTGATTTCGGCTTTCGACGGCCGGGTACTGAAGCGCCTGGTCAAGGGTGGGAGGTCAGGCGGGTTCGAGTCCATGCACCTCATCCGACCCGGGGTAGCCTGGTCTCCAGATGAGGAGATGATCGCAGTGGCTACGACCAGCGGGGGACGGGACAATCTCGCACTCATCGACTATGCGACCGGCAAGGTCAGACGTCGCATCTACGGCGATCTCGATGCCATGTTCAGTCCCCGGTTCTCGCCCGATGGCAGCAAGATCGTTTTCGTGGGAGTCAAGAACGGGTTCAGTGACGTTTATGCCACACCAGTCAGCGGCGGTGAGCCCACACGGGTGACGTACGACATATACGAGGAGCGCGATCCGGTCTTCTCTCCAGGCGGCGACTCGATAGCCTTCGTGTCCGATCGGCCGGACGAGGGCGAGATTTGGGTACCTGGCCGCTATGCGGTTTGGACCAGGAGCAAGGCCGGCGAAATGGAGAGGCTCACCGACCGCGGAGGCCAGCTCTCACACCCCGAGTTTTCTCACTCCGGTCAGTATCTGCTCTATGCTGCCTCTGATTCGGCCAGCAACGTCTACGCGTACTCGCTGGCGACGAAGCGCATCGTGCGACGGACGAACCTGCTGGGCGACGTCTCGTACCTCACGCTTTCACGCGACGACCGCAAGCTGTCCTTTGCCTACTACTCCAATGTCGGTTGGGATGTCGCAGTCATGCTCGATCCGTTTGAAAACCTGCCGGTGGACTCGGGCAAGCCGTACCAGCCTCCGCTGGACACGTACGCGTTCGAGAAGACCGGCCTCGATTTCAGCCGGGTTAAACCCGTGGGTTTCAACCTCTCCCTCGACTATGCGGCCGGCGCAGCTTCTTATGGAGGTACCTCCGGTGGCTTCGAAGGGGTGGTGGACATAGCGTTCAGCGATATGCTGGGAGACCACCGGTTCGAATTGTACACGGATTTGTATGGCGACATCCTGAACTCCAACCTGCTCTTCCAGTACTGGCACCTGCCTAGGCGAATTGACTACGGTTTCACCTTCTTCCAGCTCCAAGACGTCCGCCGCTACAACCCCTACCACATCTACGAAATCGACATCAACCGGGGACTGCAGGCGATAGGAGCTTATCCGCTCGATCGCTATTTCCGAGTCGAAACCGGACCGACCGCCTACTACAGTGACGTGGAACGCGACACCTGGGTGGACTATCCCACGGTGCCGCAGTCGGGTTGGTACGTTGACAGCCTTTGGCGCGAGCTGGTCCTGTCCGGCGAAGCTGCCGTGGTCTTCGACAACACCTACTGGGACTATAACGGACCTGCCCGCGGCACCAGGGCGCGGCTTGGTGCGGATGCGTCTCTGTTTTCGACCCGGCAGTTCAGTAACGTCTTTCTGGACGTCCGCAACTACCAGAGACTCGGGCGCAGGTTTGTGTTCGCCAGCCGGCTGTTCGGCGTGTCCAGCTACGGCGTGGACGCCGACCGCTACTATGTCGGTGGGATTCGGTTCCTCGAGTATGCGCCCGGGCAGCTCGTGGTTAGAGGATACGAGCCGGCTGAGTTCTACGCGGACAACGGGCCGTCAGCGGCCACGTTCAATCTCGAACTGAGATTCCCGTTTGTCGACCGGGTCAAGCTGGCATTCCCGCTGCCGATCGAGTTCGGCGGCATCAGGGGAGTGGCGTTCCTTGATGGCGGTGTGGTCGTACCAGCGCCCGGGGATACGACCCGGCACTTCAAGCTGTGGGATGGCGGCACGGATCGGTTCGGCGACCTGAAACTGGGAGTCGGATTCGGCGCCAGGGTGACACTATCCTATTTCCTGCTGAAATTCGACTTCGCCAGACCGCTCTCGAAAACCGATGACAGCGGTTGGAAATTCATCCTCGGACTGGGTACCGATTTCTAGGTCGGTGCGGAGTTCGATCACTGCCCTGGCTGCCGTCCTGACACTGTCATGTGCCGGCGTCCTGCGCAATGCTCGGCCTGTGGCGCCGGAGCAGGCAGGCGTGGGTGCGTGGGCAAAGCTTGCGCAGCTCAGATCGTTCCGGTTCTCGCTTAGCTTCCACACGGACGCGCCGCTGCCGATCGAGGTCAGGTTCACCGGCGTGCGCGAGCAGGCGGATCGGGAGGTCTGGTCCGGGTACATGCGCCGTCGAACTGAGCTGTCAAAGGTGGAGTTGAGGGCCGAAGGCCCGTACCAGTTCGAGAGGGAGCGGTCCGGCTGGCGTCGGACCAAGCGCGGGACTGAAACCAGGGTGCTGGAGCAGGGCGAGGGGACTTTCCGCGGCAGGCCACTCGAGTTCGTGGGTACAGAGCGCGGCCGCTACAGGTTCGTGTTCAGGCCGGACCTCCCGATCCTCGACCCTACTCAATCCAAGAAGCTGGTCGGGGTCATGGAGGTGGATCCCAATTCCGGGCTGCCGGTTCGCCTCTATTGCAGCGATTCAGCCGGGACGGCGGAATGGGAACTGCGGCTGGGGCGGTTCAATCGTGCCGGGTCGGTCGACGTCCCCTACGAACCGGCGATGACGCTCGATGCTACTCCAACCAAGAGACTGAACCGGAGTGCGTTCGGGCTGGCGACGGCAGTAGTCAATCAGAGGTTGACGCGGTTGGGCTGGGACGGGCGGCTGCGCCGGACCGCGCGTGGACTGACACTGCTGCTCGGGCAGACCAAGTCGCGGCGCCAGGTCGATCTGCTCTTCAGCCGGGGCCGCGTCGAGGTATGGCAAGGTCGTTGGGTGAGTGCCGGCGAAAGCACCGGCGCGGGGGTCGAGGTCGGCGGGGATGCTTCTCGCCGGGTTCTGCTGGAACTTCTGTTGGCGGAGAACGAGCGAATCGCGGCCGAGGTTCGCGCGGCCACTCCGCTCTCAGCCGCCCTCGCTACCTCAGTCGAGATCTCCGCTGACGGAGGACTGGCCGTTCTTGTGGTGGACGGCGCCGCCATGTCGTCAGCCAGCCCAGGGCCGGGCGGCGAACTGCTGTTTCAGGATATGGGCAACGAAGATGACGTGAGAGTCATCGCGGCTCTGGCCAACGGTGGCGTCACCCCGTCTGAATTCCGGGTTACGGTCCGGCCATGACGGGCAAGGGCTGCCAGGCTGCTTGACTTGAACCTCTACCATTCTAGACTCGTCTTCACGAAGACAAGACTGCTGCTTCTCCTCTTCTGCACACTCCCGGCCGCGCTGCCGGCCTCCCTGAACGTCCAGGTCTCGGACGAGAACGGAGTGTCGTTTCGATACGTGCCGGGACAAGTCAGGCTGACTGACTCCCCAGGCGGTCGCCAAGTCGTCGACTTCGATGACGCCGACCATCTCGCACAGCCCGGCGAGCCCGACTTACCGGGAAAGACGGTGCGCGTCGGGATTCCGCAGACCGGTGGTGTGCGGCTCAACTTCAGAACCGGACCGGAGCGCAGTCTGCAGTCGGTGCGACTGGCAACCGTGCCGCACATGTCCTGGAACGGCGACTCGTCGTGGTACGACGAGCTGCCGGACGAAGCCGTGGCTCTCTCGCGGCAGCCGGCCGAAGTCGGGCAAACAGAGGTCCTGCGCAGGAACAGGTTCGTGACGGTTCTGCTCAGCCCTTGCCGGTGCGACCCGGGGACGAACGGCTTGAGCTACTATGAGTGGATCGACGTGTCGATTGCCTTCGAGCACAGGCCATGGCGGAACAACGAGCCCGATCCGCTCGACGGTGCCGTGGCCGAGATGATGCTGAACGGCACCGAGGCGCTGGACTGGAAACTAGACTGGACCGGGCCCGCGTCATCTCAATCGGTCTCCGCGGCTGCCGTCGGTCAGTTCCAGCGATCGTCGCACTGGCTCAAGATCAGTGTCGATTCCACCGGGATCTACGGTGTCTCCGGGCACGATCTGGCCGCGGCCGGCCTGAGCCTTTCCGGGCTGGATCCGGCGACGCTTGCCATGTTCACCATCGGTGAGCACGAGCCAAACAAGTCATATCCCGATAGCATGCAGCGGGTGCCGATACTCGTTCAGGGCGATCATGACGGCCGGCTCGACCCTGACGACCGCGTAGTGTTCTACGGCCTTGGGCCCAGCCACTGGGTCGGGAGGTGTTCGGCCTACGTCAAGAATCACTTCTCGCGACATAACGTCTACTGGCTGACCTGGGGAGGAACGCCAGGGGGGAGGATTCCTCTGGAACCGGGACCGGACACGGCCGGCACGCCGGTCGTATACATCGGGTCGGAAAGGCTGCACCAGGAGAAGGACCTGGACTGTCCGGCTCGCTCCGGACTGCTCTGGATCTGGTCGCAGATCTTCAAGGCGGCGGACCGCGACGTGGCGAAACTCGACCTGCCCCTGGATATCACCTCACCGGTACAGGTGCGGCGAATCGCCGGCAGCCTGCTGGCCGATGCGGGCGGGAATCGCGTTTCGGTGCTGTTCAACCACCGTCAGGTCGTTTCGTATGACGTTGCACAGTCCCTGCCAGCCAACCCGTTCAACTTCGCCGTCGATACGACGCTGCCGGCAAACTCCGGCCGCAACGTGCTGTCTCTTGAGCTGACCGGGCAAGGTCAGAAGCGGATCTATCTTGACTACCTGGAGGTGGACTACTTGCGGCGGCTCTCTCTGCGTGAGGGTCAGCTGCACTTCCTGTATGACGATACCGGCAGTTTCCGGTTCTGCCTCAGGGATGTGCGTGAGCGGCCCCTGATGTTGGAGGTGACTGACCCTTACGCTCCGAGGATGTGCGACAGCGCCGACTGGTCCGGGGACAGCGCACGGTTCTGCGTACGTCTTGCCCGGCCGGCCGAGTTCGCGGCGGCGGGAGCGGGCGGATTGCTCAAGCCTGCGCGCATGGAACTGCGCCGGCCAGGCCGCCTGAGCGATATCGAGCGGCAGGCTGACTACTGGGTGGTGACGCCCAAGGAGTTCTTGAGTCCGGCCCAGCAA includes the following:
- a CDS encoding isoaspartyl peptidase/L-asparaginase, with amino-acid sequence MTSAPLGIICHGGAGIIDDKAGYAAGLIEAIDEGYRLLRQSANALEAVVAAVRIMEDNPLFNAGTGSDLTIEGLIEMDASLMSQDGRFGGVAGIWGVKNPILVAEKVMTDTDHLLLSGFGATEFARKLGFDEHNVITERALARLQRVTDHGSRYFQKQNQQRFPSGMPQESGDGAENAPVGYAGTVGAVARDKHGSLAAATSSGGIVGRMRGRIGDAAIIGAGTYVGLNGAVSCTGHGEEIMRRLLARDIAERMKTMPASTAMMLVISEAKRKKLAFGAIGMDAKGGFSYGHTTPDMAYGYKVSERVFLFTEEKQKPR
- a CDS encoding S41 family peptidase, with amino-acid sequence MKRRVALVTTLVVLSLCLGGLFGRLWAQKTGGLLQSLQTFSRVVDIVMSTYVERIDPDKMIRSGIRGMLGSLDPHTEFLDERDFKELRVMTEGQFGGIGIHIGMMDQQLTVISPIEGTPAERAGIRGGDRIAEIDGKSTVDFTTDDAIKVLRGEPGSKVKLGISRPGVRELIPFELIRAIINIKAVPYAALLDDGIGFVRLADFSKTATQELRRAIDSLFAAGATKLIFDLRSNGGGLLGEGRDVTDLFLPPGKVIVRTKGRIPDSKRDYVSETQDVHGGEFPLVVLVDRASASASEIVAGALQDWERGLIVGDTTYGKGSVQTIHPLGPEIAVKVTTAFWYTPSGRCINRLHDKESAIIQDTVQDTTKAYYTLGCLHRRVYGRGGIAPDVYAAYPRLSPLAVRMTRDAYFDFAVDYANSHAGLTADFRADRAVLEQFREYLRTTKKVEFTPVEFDSSSAIFVREIEREVAAKLLGMRGDYQARLRSDEHVKKAVELLRPVQSLAELLKGLN
- the mutM gene encoding bifunctional DNA-formamidopyrimidine glycosylase/DNA-(apurinic or apyrimidinic site) lyase yields the protein MPELPEVETIRRLLGPQLTGKRIAAVRFGAKRVTMHPGPAGVRRQLLGAAISKMGRRGKYLVFRLSNGRDLVLHLGMSGQVRRFGNVPMQPHEHMRLEFSDGETISFVDARRFGRVCVTDVGAVPRAIRGMARMGLEPVEKGYSAAYLGERLSGRRARVKTLLLDQRVACGVGNIYSDEALHRARIRPDRRAGSLKSPEVSRLAAALGDVLTDGIRWCGTTMRDGGYRLVDGGAGSFQDRLRVYGREGERCRRRGCKGVVRRQRLGGRSAHFCPVCQR